The following are encoded together in the Coffea arabica cultivar ET-39 chromosome 1c, Coffea Arabica ET-39 HiFi, whole genome shotgun sequence genome:
- the LOC113732545 gene encoding peptidyl-prolyl cis-trans isomerase FKBP15-1, whose translation MKFLNAASIFALLIFVTSASAKKSGDVTELQIGVKYKPESCEIQAHKGDKVRVHYRGKLIDGTVFDSSFERGDPIEFELGSGQVIKGWDQGLLGMCVGEKRKLKIPAKLGYGDQGSPPSIPGGATLIFDTELVTVNGKPSTGEQPDDSEL comes from the exons ATGAAATTCCTCAACGCTGCTTCAATATTTGCCCTTCTAATTTTTGTTACATCAG CATCGGCTAAAAAGTCGGGGGATGTTACAGAGTTACAAATTGGTGTGAAG TATAAGCCTGAATCCTGTGAAATTCAGGCTCACAAAGGTGACAAAGTCAGAGTACATTACCGG GGAAAACTTATAGATGGCACTGTATTTGATTCTAGCTTTGAAAGGGGTGACCCAATTGAGTTTGAGCTTGGAAGTGGTCAAGTGATTAAAG gATGGGATCAAGGACTCTTGGGAATGTGTGTAGGTGAGAAGAGAAAGTTGAAAATACCTGCTAAACTTGGATACGGAGATCAAGGGTCACCACCATCCATCCCAG GTGGAGCCACTTTGATCTTTGACACCGAGCTAGTTACAGTGAATGGAAAACCATCAACAGGAGAGCAACCAGATGATAGTGAACTATAG